CCCGGAGGGCGCGCGGACATTGCGGCCGCAGACGGCGTTGCGAGCCGCGCCCGATGCGAACGGCATCGAATCGCGTCTCGCGTCTGGTCTGCAACCGCAAGCCCCGCGCGCGCAACCCCCAGCGCTCCCCGGCGGGGCTCCAACCCTCGTCCGCAAGCCGCAGGCGCAAATGCCACGCTATTTCCGGGGAGGGGCACTTAGAATAGCCGCATGATGGACGCTCTGCTCGCCTCGTTCCGCGGGTCCGATCTGAAGCCGATCGCCGAGAAGGTCGCGGCGCGGCGGCGCCTCTCCTTCGAAGACGGCGTGACGCTCTTCACGACGCGCGATTTCCTCGGCGTGGGCCGGCTCGCGAACTTCGTCCGCGAGCGCGAGCATGGCAACGCCGCGTTCTTCAACGTGAACCGGTACCTCAATCCGACGAACCTCTGCTGGGTCGACTGCGCCCTCTGCGCCTGGGCGAAGAAGGTCAACGAGCCCGGCGGCTACGAGATGGGCATCGAGGAATGCATCCGCCACGCGCGGGAGGGCTACAGCGAGGCCGTCACGGAGTTCCACATCGTCGGCGGGCTGCATCCCTACTGGCCCTTCGAGTACTACACGGGCCTCCTCGCCGCGCTGAAGAAGGAGTTTCCCGGCGTCCACCTCAAGGCCTGGACCATGGTCGAGATCGACTGGATCGCACGCGTCGGCAAGCGGCCGCTCGAGGACACCGTCCTCGCGCTCAAGGAGGCCGGCCTCGATTCCTGCCCCGGCGGCGGGGCCGAGATCTTCGCGCGGCGCGTGCGGGACGTGATCTGCAAGAACAAGATCTCCGGCGAGCGCTGGCTCGAGGTGGCGAAGGTCTGCCACGAGAACGGCATCCGGACCAACGCGACGATCCTCTACGGGTCGGTCGAGACCTTCGAGGAGCGGGTCGACCACCTCGTTCGCCTCCGCGACCTCCAGGACGAGACCGGCGGATTCACGGGGCTGATTCCGCTCGCCTTCCATCCGGAGAACACGCCGCTCGCGCATCTTCCGGAGACCTCGGGTCAGACGGACCTCCGCGTGATCGCCGCCTCGCGCCTGATGCTCGATAATTTCCCCCACGTCAAGGCGTACTGGATTCAGATCGGGACGAAGCTCGCGCAGGTCGCGCTCTCCTTCGGCGCCGACGACCTCGTCGGGACCCTCGTCGAGGAGACGATCACCCATGCCGCCGGCGCGAAAACCCAGATCGGCATGACCCGTCAGGCGTTCGAGGAGATGATCCGGGAGACCGGCCGGGAACCGTTCGAAAGGGACAGCGAGTACAACCGCGTGGTCCGCGCCGCCTAACCGTCGCCGGAGCTGGCTCGGGGGACCGGAACGCGCGACGGCCGGGCGGCTCGTCGAACGAGCGACTCAACCGCCCGGCCGCCACCCCCTCGCGGCGCTCCGGCTCCCGCGGCGCGAGTCGTCTCGCGCAGCGCTCGCGCGAGACTTGGTCACGCCGCGAAGGGCCCGCCGGAGCTCTTGATTTCTCGCTCGGCGGCGCTGCTTCTCGGCGGCGGCCTTCCGTGCGCCACGCCAGAATGATGACGCACCTACCGCGGCGCCGGTCGCCGCAGGAACCTGACAGCGCCGCTCCACGATTGCGGATTCGCATCCAACCCGCCGCGCCGGCGGTGCGCCGAGGATGACGAAATCCGAGAACTCCCGGCCGGGGGCGCGTAGAATACGGAGAGTAATTCCTCTTTTCGGAGAGACATGGATCCGCAGCGCCGCGAGAACTCCGACCCCGTGCATGCCGGTTGCAATAGCCGGGAGGGAATGAAGATCGTCGCGCGGACGCTTTCCCGAATTCTGGGGCATGACGAAAGCAACGAAGCCGTGCGCAAGGCCGAGCTCCGTCGCGGCGACCACGTCGTGGTCGCGACCGAGAATTCCGTGTACACGATCGTGGTCGGAGAGGGCTCCAGCTATCACGTCGCCGGCGGCTGGTTCGACCGCAACGGCGCGGCGCCCGTCCGGACCGCGATCAACGGCTGCACGTGGGGCGGGAGCATCATCCAGACGCGCATCGTCGCGGCGAAGGGGCTGCGCATGGAGTTCGGCAACCGCGTCGTGACGAGCCCGATCCGGGAGTTCTGGATCTTCCGTGCGGACCCGCGCGAATGGGGCGCGCCGCCGGATGCGGCGGTCCTGGCCGAGTGCGGGATTTCCTGGGACGGCGCCGCTTCCGAAAGCCAAAAGGCGTCCTGAAAAGGTCCTCTCGCGGCGCGACGAAGTCTCGCGCGGCCGCTGCGCGAGACGGCTTGCGCCGCGGGAGCGGGAGCCCCGCGAGGGGGTGACGGCCGGGGCGGTCGAGTCACACAAGGCCGTGAGCAAAGCGAGCCGCATAGCGACTTCTCCCGGCGGGAGTAGGTGGCGGCCGAAAACCTCCGGTGAGGGCGACGAGCCACGCTGCCGTCATGCGCTCGCGGTCCCCGAGCCAGCTCCGGCGACGGCCTACTCCGATTTCGCGGCGGCGCGGTAGAGCCGCTCGCCGGCGAGCGAGCCTCGGCGACGGGGCTACCAGGGCGGCGGTGGGGTCACGCCGGCCAGTCGATCCGCCTCCGCCGTCGCGGCGTCGATCGCCGTTTTGATCCGCTCGCAGGCCGAGGCATCGTCCTCGCGGCCGATGCGAAACGGCTCGCCGTAGACGACGAAGTTCTTCGAGAAGGCTCTCGGGACGAGGTAGCGGTCCCACGACTTCAGGAATCTCGGCCGAGTCGCGGCCGCCGACACGGGGAGGATCCAAGCGCCCGCGCGGCGGGCGAGCGTGACGATCCCCTCCTGCACGATGCGCGGCGGCCCCTTCGGACCATCCACGGTGAGGGCCGCGGGGTGGCCCTGCGCGAGGAAGCGCGCGAGCTGGACGACGCCGCGCGCGCCCCCCTTCTTCGTCGAGCCGCGCACGGGAAGGTAGCCGTGTCCCGCGAGCCAGCGCGCGATGATCTCGCCGTCCTTCGACTTCGACGCCATCGTCGCGACCCCCTGGCCGCGGTGCTCCCAGATCGGCACGAGCATCCGCCCGTGCCACAGCGCGAACACGAACGGCTCACCCGAATCGCGCATGCCCGTCCAGCGCCCGCGATGGAGCGATTCGGTGCGCCAGGTGAGGTCGTAAGCGTGAAGAGCGGCGGAAACGGCGACGCTCGCGGCGGTGGCCCCCACGCTCATCGAGTTCTCGGCGACGCGATCGCGCCGTGTCTTTCCGATCCATCGGTCGTCAGGCGCGGCGAGGCTCGAGCCCGGCGGGATACGGGCCGGCCGGCCCGCGGGCGCGGCTTACCGGCGGCGGCGTGCGTCAAGCCCGCGGCCGGCAGGCACGCGCCCGCCCGGCTCGATGGATCACCGCGCCAACTCCCCAACGGCCGGTAGAGCATGAGATAGACCACGACGCCCGTCACCGACACGTAGAACCAGATCGGCAGCGTCCAGCGCGCGATCCGCCGGTGCTCGACGAAGCGGCCGCGGTTGGCGAGATGGAGCGTGCGGAGGACGAGCGGCACGACCGCCGCCGCCAGCACCGTGTGGGTCGCGAGGATCGCGAGATAGACCGAGCGCACGGCGCCCGTGCCCGGATAGCGGTGGACGCCGGCGTGCGAGTGATACGTCAGGTAGCTCACGAGGAAGAGGACCGAGACGACGAACGCGGTCTTCATCGTCCGCCGATGGGCGGCAACGTTGCGGCTCCGGATGAAGGCGAAGCCGATCAGGAGCAGGACCGCGCACAGCGCGTTGAGCCCCGCGTTCACCGCCGGGAGGGAGTCGTAGGGGATCAAGAGCGAGATTCGGCGGCGGTCCGGCGGCGCATCGCGCCGGACGACCGCGTCAGGAAGACGCTTCCGGGATCGCGCCGGGGAGCGACGACGCGGCGCGCGTCCGCCGCTTCGCGATGAGGATCCTCGCGGCGACGATCCCGACCGTGACGAACGGCAGCGCCCCCATGAAAATGATCGACCAGAAGAAGCCGCGGCCGAGCTGCGTCGGGTTCTTCCCGTAAACGTCGCTGGCGAGGTTGTCGGCGCACAGGGGGCAGGCGGCCGCGATGCGGGTGCCGGCGACCACGAACGTCCAGAGCAGCGCGCGCGAAAAACCCTTCACGAGCGCGATCCTACCGCAAGAAAGGCGGGACGTCACTCGGCTATAGTTACGGTTTCGATGTCGACCTCCGAGGCCCCCGAGGCTCCCGCTCCCCCTCCCGAAACCTCACGGATTTCACGCCTCCTGCGCGAGTTCCGCCAGCTGGCGTTCATCGCCCTCCTTCTCTTCACGGGCCGGTCCGTCCTCGCCGACTGGTACCAGGTCCCGACGGGATCGATGAAGCCGACGATCCTCGAAGGGGACCGCGTCTTCGTTTTGAAGTGTGCCTACCAGATCCGCGTGCCCTTCACGTCGATCCGCCTCTTCCGGACCGGCTCGCCGCGCCGCGGGGACGTCGTCGTCGTCCGGAACCCCGACGGGGGCGCGGTCCCGCTCGTCAAACGGGTCGTGGGGCTGCCGGGCGACGTGATCCGGCTCGAGAACGAGCGCCTCTTCGTCAACGGCCAATTCCAGAAGCTGCGGATGCACGCGATCCCCGCCGACGGCGAAGGCCCCTTCCGCTGGGTCGGAACGGAGGACCTCGGGGGAAGGCTCCATCCGGTCCAGGTGCTGCCCGACCGCCCCGCGATGCGCACGTTCGGGCCGGTCCGGGTCCCTCCGGGGGACGTTTTCGTGATGGGGGACAACCGTGACGACAGCCGGGACGCCCGCTACTTCGGCCCCCGGCCGGTCGCCGATCTCCTCGGAAAGGCCGAAGGGATCTTCTGGAGCTGGCATCCCGAGATCTTCAAGGGGCCCCGACTGTCGCGCTTCGGCCGCCCCTTCGCGAAGGCCCCGGGAGCCTGATTCCTTACAGTGCCCCTCCCCGGAAATAGCGTGGCATTTGCGCCTGCGGCTTGCGGACGAGGGCTAGACGCGTCGCGGGAGCAGATGCCGTTCGCATCGGGCCCGCGACGCAACGCCGCCATCGTTCGCAATGTGCTGGCGCCCTTCGGGTTCGGGCGGCGCGGGCAATCTGCGGCGCCGCCGCGACTCGACGATGGCAACGCATCGCCATCGTCGCGGCGACTGGCAGCTTACCCCGCGGCGCTCCGAACAAATGGCACGGTATTTCCGGGGAGGGGCACTCAGGGAGCGGCATTCCTCCGCTCCCGCAGCAGGTCACCCACGCCGTCGAGCAGACGGGAGGAGAGCGCCGGCTCGGAGTCGGCGACTCGCGCGCGAACCCGCCCGCGCGCGTCGACCACGACGAATGCGGTCCCGGGAAACGGCGACGCGCCCGAGACGAAGGTCCAGCGTCCCGGGAGCGCGCCGAACGTCCTCTCGAGCTCGCCGAGCTTCGAAGCCGCCGACAACGCCGGGTCGGCGACGAACGTGACGAGCGCGACATCCCCGGCGCGGGAGAGCGACGTCTGGAGGTCCGTCATGCGCAGGTTGCGGACGAGGCACCCTCCGCATTCCGGAGTCAGCGCGTCGGCGATCCAGATCTTCCCGGCGAGGTCCGCGTTGGTCCAGGGGCGTCCCCGGGCGTCGCGGGCGGAGAAGGCGGGCGCGGGACCGAGGTCGGGCAGCCGCTCGGGCGCGCGCGTCGCGAGGCTCTTCAACCACGCGCCGGCCGCGAAGAGAAGGAGGAGCACCCCCGCGAGGATCGCCAGTCCCGCGGGGCTGCGGAAGCGGAAGGGGGACGCGGGGCTCACGGCCGGGACTCCCTCACCCGCGCGCCTCCGTACTCACAGCCGTGAGTACTCCGAACCGTAGGCCCCGGATCTCGCTTCGCTCGTCCGGGACAGAGCGCGCAGCCTGCCCCCGCGCAAGCGGGGGTACTCACAGCCGTGAGTACTCCGAACCGTGGGTCCCGGATCTCGCTTCGCTCGTCCGGGACAGAGCGCTCCGCACTCACAGCCGTGAGTACTCCGCGCTCAGATGAGATAGATGACCGTGAACAGGATGATCCAGACGAGATCGACGAAATGCCAGTACAGCCCGATGTTCTCGACCCCCTGATGGTCCTCCTGCGTGTACTTGCCGCGGAACGCCTTGATCGTCACGAACGTCATGCAGATCACGCCGCAGAGCACGTGGAATCCGTGAAAACCGGTCGTCGTGAAGAAGACCGAGCCGAACAGGCTCTTCGACGGGGTGAAGTGCTCGACGAAGAGGAGATGCCGGTACTCGATGACCTGCACCGACAGGAAGCCCGCGCCGATCAGGCACGTCGCGACGAGGAACCGCTTCATCTTCGCCGCGTCGCCGCGCTGGATCGCCGCGAGCGCGAGCACCATCGTCACCGACGAGCAGATCAGGAGGAACGTGTTGAACCCGGTCAGGGGGACGTTGAGCACCGTGCTCGGGACCGGCCACATGGGCGAGCCGAACCGCAGCACGATGTAGCCCCCGATCAGCCCCGTGAAGAACATCACCTCGGAGCAGAGGAACACCCACATCCCGAGCTTCTTGTCGGGAAGGCCGACGCCTCCCTCCGTCTCCAGTCCGTGCGTCAGGGTCATCGCTTCCATTTCGTTCGTCTCCTCGATCGTCCGGTTCAGTGAGGGGGCATCACGGTCGACGGCGAGTGGAACGCCCACTGCATGAGGTTCGCCGTGACCAGGATCAGCGCGAGCACGAGCGTGAGCGAGATCGTCACGCCGAGGCTCAGCCGCTCGAATTTCAGGTGCATGAAGTAGAGGGCGACGAGCAGCGCCTTGACGATCGCCATCGAGACGAGGAGCACGATCTTCGGGCCCTCCGAGATCGGCAGCTTCATCGACGCGAGCACCTCGAGGACGGTCAGCGCGAGGAGCCACCAGAAGATCGCCATGTACCGCGGCTGGCGGTGCGGCGTCTGGGAGGGGCTCTCCTGGATTTCCATCGTTTCTCTCCTTCTCCTTGCTTATCCGGCGAAAAGCCGCGCCGCCGCGGCGGGGAGCTCCGAATGCAGGACGGTCCGGGACTTGCGGCCGTACTTCGCGATGAAGCACGCGGCGCCCAGCGCGAGCGCCGCCATCACGGCGACGAGCGTCCACGCGGTCCGGCGCAGGCGCCGGCGCACCTCGGGGTCGTTCGGGTCCGGCCGCGGATCGACGCGCCTCACGGGTGCCCTCCGTCCAGGAACGCCAGGAGCAGCAGCGCCGGAAGATAGAGGATCGACGCCGCGAAGAGCCATCGCGCCGAAGCGGTCGTCCGCCGCAACGCGAAGACGACCGCGGCGGCCGAAAACGCGATGCCGCAGACGACGGCTCCCGCCGAGTAGACGGGGCCGGTGACGCGGAGCGTCGAGAGCGCGAGCGATACCGGCACGAGTGTCGCCGCGTACAGCGCCGCCTGCCGTCCCGTCGAGGCCCCGTCGGGCTCGATCACCGGGAGCATCGGGAATCCGGCGCGCGCGTAGTCGGCGCGGTAGAGCCACGCGATGGACAGGAAGTGCGGCATCTGCCAGAAGAACAGGATCGCAAACAGCACCCAGGCGCCGGGAGCGAGCCCGCCGCCCGCGGCCGCCCACCCGATGACCGGCGGAAGGGCCCCCGGGACGGCGCCGACGATCGTCGCGAGCGAGGTCACGCGCTTCATCGGCGTGTAGACCAGGACGTACAGGAGGAGCGTGGCCGCCGCGATCGCCGCCGACAGGAGATTCACGCCGATCGACAGCTGGGCGAGCCCCGCGAAGGCGAGCGTGAAGGCGAAGAGCGCCGCCGGCGCGACCTCCATCCGTCCCGCCGCGAGGGGCCTCTGCGCGGTCCGCCGCATCTTCGCGTCGAGATCGCGCTCCCAGATCTGGTTGAAGGCGGCGGCCGACGCGGCGACGAGGCCGGTGCCGAGGATCGCGTGGAAGAGCGTCCACGCGTCGAACGTGCGCCGCGCGAGAAGGTATCCGAGCGCCGTGGTCACGAGGACGAGCGTGTTCACGCGGAGCTTCGCGAGCGTGACGAAGTCGCCGGGCCGGACGCGGCCCGAGGCCTGGGCGGCGGCGAGAGGACGCGAGCTCATGCCGTCACCGCCGAACGGGCGGGCGTTCCGAGCGCCGCCTCCCGTGCCGCCTCGCTCCGCGCGAGCGACAGCGAAAGGGCCGCCGTCCCCGCGAGGATCAACGCCCCGACCGTCTGGTGCGCGACCGTCAGCGGCACCGCCTTGCGCGACCAGATCGAGAGCGCGCCCAGCGCCATCTGCACCGGAAGGAGCGCCGAGAGCGCCGCCGCCACCCGCCGCGGCGCCCGGTCGCGCCGGACCCGGCGGATGACGAGGGCCGCCGTGAAAATGGCGGCGGCGACGACGACGGCCCAGGCGCGATGCGCGAAGTGGACGGCGATCTTCGCGTCCCAGTGGTCCGGGACGAGGCGGCCGAAAGAGGCGGGAAAATCGGGAATCGCGAGCCCCGCGTCGCTGTGCCGCATCCAGGCGCCGAGGACGAGCTGGACGAAGACCGCGGCGAGCGCGAGAAGGCCCGCCGCCAGACCCGCCCTCTCGCGCGGAGAGAAGGAGACCGGCGCGGCGCTCTCCCGCCACCCCTTCGACGTGACGATCGCCAGGACGAGCGTCAGGGAGAAGAAGGATTGCGCGAGGCAGGCGTGAGCGACGGAGATCGGCGTCGGCAGGAGGTACTTCACGGTCAACCCGCCGAGCACGCCCTGCACGACGACGGCCGCGACCGCCGCGGCCGAGAGGACCTTGACGCTCCGCGGCGCCCGCGCTGCCCAGGCCCAGACGGCGAAGGCGACGGTCAGCATCCCGACCGTCGCGGCGATCAGCCGGTGCGAGTGCTCGAACCGGATCCCGCCCACCCACTTCGAGGGCGGGAACGTGAACATGTTCTGGCCGTACGTCGTCGGCCAGTCGGGAACCGAAAGCCCGGACCCGGTCGACGTCACGAGTCCTCCGGCGATGACGAGCAGGAACGTGGCGGCAACCAGCGCCTTGGCCGCCGCCGCCAGTCCCCGGGGGAAAGCCGCTGCCGCCACGAGATCAGTGCGACGCCAGAGGGGCGGACGCGGGCTGCGTCTGCGGGAGGTAGTCTTGCGCCATTCCTGGAACGCTGTACTCGTACGGCCCGTGGTAAACGACGGGGATCTCGGCGAAGTTCTCGTGCGGCGGCGGAGACGTGGTCTGCCACTCGAGCGTGTTCGACTTCCAGGGGTTGTTTCCGACGCGCTCCCCCTTCCTCAGGCTCCAGAAGAAGTTCACGATCAGGATGATCTGGGCGGTCCCCAGGGCCCACGCCGAGAACGACATGAAGATGTTGAGCGGCTGGAGACCCTTCAAGTGCGCGTACTGCGTGTAGTCGTAGATGCGACGCTGCATGCCTCGCATCCCGAGGATGTGCATCGGGAACATCACCCCGTTGAAGAAGATGAACGTCAGCCAGAAGTGCACCTTCCCCCACGTCTCGTTCATCTTGCGGCCGAACATCTTCGGGTACCAGAAATAGAGCCCGGCGAACGCCCCGAACAGAGAGCCGCCGAAGAGCACGTAGTGGATGTGGCCGACGATGAAGTAGGTGTCGTGGATGAAGATGTCGACCGGCGTCGACGCCATGAAGATCCCGGAGAGCCCGCCGATCGCGAACATGGCGACGAAGGCGATCGCGTTCAGCATCGGCGTCGTGAAGTGGATCTGCCCTCGCCAGAGGGTGCCCAGCCAGTTGAACGTCTTGATGGCCGACGGGACCGCGATGACCATCGTCGAGATCATGAACGTCGTCCCGAGGTACGGGTTCATGCCGGACTGGAACATGTGATGGCCCCACACGACGAAGCCGAGGCCCGCGATCGCGCACATCGCGTAGGCCATCGAGCGATAGCCGAAGATCGGCTTCCGGGCGAAGACCGCGATCACGTCGGAGACGATCCCCATCGCCGGGAGGATCATGATGTAGACCTCGGGGTGGCCGAAGAACCAGAACAGGTGCTGCCAGAGGAGCGGCTGCCCGCCGCCGGCGTTTCCCCACGCGGTGCCCGAGACGATCAAACCCGCGGGAAGGAAGAACGTCGTGTGGAGGATCCGGTCGAAGAGCAGCATGATCATCGCGGCCGAGAGCACCGGGAGCGCGAGCAGCAGGAGGATCGCGTCGATGAAGAGCGCCCAGACCGTGAGCGGCATCCGGAAGAAATGCATCCCCGGGGCGCGCAGGTTGATCACGGTCGTGATGAAGTTGACGGCCGTCAGGAGCGACGAGACGCCGAGAACCAGCAGGGCGAGGAGCCACAGCGTCTGTCCCTTCGGCTGGATCGCGGAAAGCGGCGCGTAGGAGGTCCACCCCGACTGGGCCGCCCCCCCCTCGACGAAGAACGACGCGATGATGAGGATCGCGCCCGGAACCGCGGTCCAGAACGACATCATGTTCAGGCGAGGGAACGCCATGTCGCGCGCGCCGATCTGCAGCGGCACGACGTAGTTGCCGAACGCGCCGATGAGCAACGGCATGATCGCGAAGAAGATCATGATCGTCGCGTGCATCGTGAAGAGGGAGTTGTAGTACTCCGGGAGCATCACGCCTCCCGGCATCCCGGCCGGGGCGATCTTCCCCATGAACGTGAGCGGGCGGCCCGGGAACGCGAGCTGCCACCGGACGAGCATCGCCAGCAGGCCCCCGATCACGAGCATGAAGAGGCTGTAGCTCATGTACTGGATCCCGATCACCTTGTGGTCGAGGGAGAAGACGTACTTGCGCCAGAAGGAGGTCGGCGCCGGATGGACTCCGTGCGGATGGGCGACGGCGAGGGCTTCACTCATTTACTTCGACTCCGTTGTGTTTTCCGCGGCGGTCTCCGTCAGCCATTTCTGGAACTCCTCGGGCGTGTCGACGGTGAGATACCCCTTCATCCGGTAGTGCCCGAGCCCGCAGAGCTCGGCGCACGCGATCTCCCAGTGCCCCGTGTGCTTGGCCTGCACCCAGACGCGCGTCGTCATCCCCGGAACCGCGTCCTGCTTGATCCGGAACTCGGGGAGGAAGAAGGAATGAATGACGTCCTTCGAATGCAGGTTGATGAGCGCGGGTTTGTCGACGGGAAAGTGGAGCTGGTTCAACGTCACGACGTCGTCGGCCGTGTCGAGCTTCCCGTCCGGCCCCGGATAGCGGATGTTCCAGGCGAACTGCTCGGCGGTGATGTCGATCACGGTCCCGGAAGCCGGAAAGTGGTTCCGGATGTAGGCCCACGAGTCCTGGGACATCACCGCGAGGAACACGAGGATGAGCGCGGGAATGATCGTCCAGATCACCTCGAGCCGGTTGCTGCCGTGCGTGTAAGTCGCGCGCCCGCCCGGCTTCGCCCGGTACTTGAAGACGAAGACGAGGAGCGTGATCTCGACCGCGAAGAAGACGATCCCGGTGATCCAGAGGATCAGGTTGAAGATGCCGTCGACGCGGCCGGCGTACGTGGAAGCCTCCTCCGGGAGCCTCCACGGCGCCGACGGCTCGCTCGCGG
This is a stretch of genomic DNA from Thermoanaerobaculia bacterium. It encodes these proteins:
- a CDS encoding cbb3-type cytochrome c oxidase subunit I, which gives rise to MSEALAVAHPHGVHPAPTSFWRKYVFSLDHKVIGIQYMSYSLFMLVIGGLLAMLVRWQLAFPGRPLTFMGKIAPAGMPGGVMLPEYYNSLFTMHATIMIFFAIMPLLIGAFGNYVVPLQIGARDMAFPRLNMMSFWTAVPGAILIIASFFVEGGAAQSGWTSYAPLSAIQPKGQTLWLLALLVLGVSSLLTAVNFITTVINLRAPGMHFFRMPLTVWALFIDAILLLLALPVLSAAMIMLLFDRILHTTFFLPAGLIVSGTAWGNAGGGQPLLWQHLFWFFGHPEVYIMILPAMGIVSDVIAVFARKPIFGYRSMAYAMCAIAGLGFVVWGHHMFQSGMNPYLGTTFMISTMVIAVPSAIKTFNWLGTLWRGQIHFTTPMLNAIAFVAMFAIGGLSGIFMASTPVDIFIHDTYFIVGHIHYVLFGGSLFGAFAGLYFWYPKMFGRKMNETWGKVHFWLTFIFFNGVMFPMHILGMRGMQRRIYDYTQYAHLKGLQPLNIFMSFSAWALGTAQIILIVNFFWSLRKGERVGNNPWKSNTLEWQTTSPPPHENFAEIPVVYHGPYEYSVPGMAQDYLPQTQPASAPLASH
- the cyoE gene encoding heme o synthase, with protein sequence MSSRPLAAAQASGRVRPGDFVTLAKLRVNTLVLVTTALGYLLARRTFDAWTLFHAILGTGLVAASAAAFNQIWERDLDAKMRRTAQRPLAAGRMEVAPAALFAFTLAFAGLAQLSIGVNLLSAAIAAATLLLYVLVYTPMKRVTSLATIVGAVPGALPPVIGWAAAGGGLAPGAWVLFAILFFWQMPHFLSIAWLYRADYARAGFPMLPVIEPDGASTGRQAALYAATLVPVSLALSTLRVTGPVYSAGAVVCGIAFSAAAVVFALRRTTASARWLFAASILYLPALLLLAFLDGGHP
- a CDS encoding COX15/CtaA family protein; its protein translation is MAAAAFPRGLAAAAKALVAATFLLVIAGGLVTSTGSGLSVPDWPTTYGQNMFTFPPSKWVGGIRFEHSHRLIAATVGMLTVAFAVWAWAARAPRSVKVLSAAAVAAVVVQGVLGGLTVKYLLPTPISVAHACLAQSFFSLTLVLAIVTSKGWRESAAPVSFSPRERAGLAAGLLALAAVFVQLVLGAWMRHSDAGLAIPDFPASFGRLVPDHWDAKIAVHFAHRAWAVVVAAAIFTAALVIRRVRRDRAPRRVAAALSALLPVQMALGALSIWSRKAVPLTVAHQTVGALILAGTAALSLSLARSEAAREAALGTPARSAVTA
- the mqnE gene encoding aminofutalosine synthase MqnE, with amino-acid sequence MDALLASFRGSDLKPIAEKVAARRRLSFEDGVTLFTTRDFLGVGRLANFVREREHGNAAFFNVNRYLNPTNLCWVDCALCAWAKKVNEPGGYEMGIEECIRHAREGYSEAVTEFHIVGGLHPYWPFEYYTGLLAALKKEFPGVHLKAWTMVEIDWIARVGKRPLEDTVLALKEAGLDSCPGGGAEIFARRVRDVICKNKISGERWLEVAKVCHENGIRTNATILYGSVETFEERVDHLVRLRDLQDETGGFTGLIPLAFHPENTPLAHLPETSGQTDLRVIAASRLMLDNFPHVKAYWIQIGTKLAQVALSFGADDLVGTLVEETITHAAGAKTQIGMTRQAFEEMIRETGREPFERDSEYNRVVRAA
- a CDS encoding heme-copper oxidase subunit III; the encoded protein is MEAMTLTHGLETEGGVGLPDKKLGMWVFLCSEVMFFTGLIGGYIVLRFGSPMWPVPSTVLNVPLTGFNTFLLICSSVTMVLALAAIQRGDAAKMKRFLVATCLIGAGFLSVQVIEYRHLLFVEHFTPSKSLFGSVFFTTTGFHGFHVLCGVICMTFVTIKAFRGKYTQEDHQGVENIGLYWHFVDLVWIILFTVIYLI
- a CDS encoding cytochrome C oxidase subunit IV family protein; protein product: MEIQESPSQTPHRQPRYMAIFWWLLALTVLEVLASMKLPISEGPKIVLLVSMAIVKALLVALYFMHLKFERLSLGVTISLTLVLALILVTANLMQWAFHSPSTVMPPH
- a CDS encoding lysophospholipid acyltransferase family protein, which encodes MSVGATAASVAVSAALHAYDLTWRTESLHRGRWTGMRDSGEPFVFALWHGRMLVPIWEHRGQGVATMASKSKDGEIIARWLAGHGYLPVRGSTKKGGARGVVQLARFLAQGHPAALTVDGPKGPPRIVQEGIVTLARRAGAWILPVSAAATRPRFLKSWDRYLVPRAFSKNFVVYGEPFRIGREDDASACERIKTAIDAATAEADRLAGVTPPPPW
- the coxB gene encoding cytochrome c oxidase subunit II, whose product is MSRRRPSWLSLIVGAATVAAPALLFAASEPSAPWRLPEEASTYAGRVDGIFNLILWITGIVFFAVEITLLVFVFKYRAKPGGRATYTHGSNRLEVIWTIIPALILVFLAVMSQDSWAYIRNHFPASGTVIDITAEQFAWNIRYPGPDGKLDTADDVVTLNQLHFPVDKPALINLHSKDVIHSFFLPEFRIKQDAVPGMTTRVWVQAKHTGHWEIACAELCGLGHYRMKGYLTVDTPEEFQKWLTETAAENTTESK
- a CDS encoding DUF420 domain-containing protein; this encodes MIPYDSLPAVNAGLNALCAVLLLIGFAFIRSRNVAAHRRTMKTAFVVSVLFLVSYLTYHSHAGVHRYPGTGAVRSVYLAILATHTVLAAAVVPLVLRTLHLANRGRFVEHRRIARWTLPIWFYVSVTGVVVYLMLYRPLGSWRGDPSSRAGACLPAAGLTHAAAGKPRPRAGRPVSRRARASPRLTTDGSERHGAIASPRTR
- the lepB gene encoding signal peptidase I, which codes for MSTSEAPEAPAPPPETSRISRLLREFRQLAFIALLLFTGRSVLADWYQVPTGSMKPTILEGDRVFVLKCAYQIRVPFTSIRLFRTGSPRRGDVVVVRNPDGGAVPLVKRVVGLPGDVIRLENERLFVNGQFQKLRMHAIPADGEGPFRWVGTEDLGGRLHPVQVLPDRPAMRTFGPVRVPPGDVFVMGDNRDDSRDARYFGPRPVADLLGKAEGIFWSWHPEIFKGPRLSRFGRPFAKAPGA